GAGGTTGTTTTCTGCCCGTTGTCCACCCGGAACAATACGGTCAGATTGAGTGTGGGCATCAGCACGTTTGCCGAACTGGTGGTGGGCCCCGAACCGGCGACGCCGCCCCTGTCGCCCCTGCCCAGCCTCAAGCTGGTCAACACGTTCGACAGGACGTTCCGCATCGCCCTGAATGCCGATCTCTTCTACAAGGACCTGCGTGCTATCGCCACGCCGCTGCTGCGCAACAAACAATTCGATTCCGACGGCAAAAGCATCGTCATCAAGGATTTCGACCTGTATGGCAACGGGGACAAGCTCGTCATCAAGCTGGAGACCCAGGGGTCGCTGGACGGGGTGTTCTATCTGACCGCAAAGCCGGTCTACGATCCAAAGACCAACGTATTCTCCGTGGAGGATGTGGACTTTGACATGCAGACCCAAAGCCTGCTGCTCCAGTCGGCCGACTGGTTCCTGCACGGGACCATCAGGAGTGTGATTCAGGACAAGCTCAATATGAATCTGAACCGGCAGTTGGAGCAATTGCGCCAAGTGGCTGGAAAAGCGCTTGCCCGGGTGCCGTTGGTGGATCACGTGTTTTTGACGGGCGATATAAAGGACCTGAAGTTCAGCGATGTGATTATGCAGCAGGACAGAATATCCCTCCAGGTGTACACCGAGGGAGAATCAGCCATTCTTTTTCAATAGCTCTGGCCGGGGGCACCGGTTCGAAGCCCCCGCCCCCCCCCTCAGGAGAGCAGCCGGGTCAGTGCATCAGGATGAAGATGAAGCCCCAAGAGCCCGGCCAGCCCCATGACACCTCCGAATCCGGCGAAGAGCAGCGACAGGAAAAGCAACTTACGCTTTCCGGTCAAAGCGGTAATGGCCAGCATGGCCAGCGAGATGGAGAGGGCCGCGTCGGACAGGTCGAACTGGTCGTCCTTGAAGTTCAGGTCATCGTACTCCTTCTCGAACGCCTTCGATTTTTTCATGAGGGCATCTTCCTCAGTCTGGTAGCGTGCAATCGACTCCTGATAGCGCTTCTGCTGCGCCACCAGCACCACATTTCCCTTCCCCGCCGCCATGGCCTGAAGCGCTATGGTCTGGCTCAACCCCAGCTCGGCCACGTGATGCTTGATCTTCTTCGATTGGTATTCGTTCCAGGTGTCCACGGCATTTGATTTGGCCTGGAGCATGGCCTGAACGATGTTGTCGTCTTTAACCTTGGTGATGCCCATGAAGACGGAGACCAGGGCCACACTCACCGCCACCCAAGTGTTGAGCCGATTCTTTGTCTCTGCTGCGTCGAGGCTTTGCTGCATGTTATGCAATTCGGTCACGGGGTCTTCCTCCTGACAAAATATAGGGTCATGCCGTAACAGTATCCATTCCTGCCGTCGGCTGTCAATTACGATATCATCGGGGGGAACGCCGAAGAGCGGATGGTATAAGCTGAACAACGGGAAAATGTCCCATGCTGGCCAGGGAAAAGGAGGCTTTGGCACCGATAACGCCGATGCCGTCTGAGACGGATGATTGACATTGGGCGTATATAAACTACAGTTTTTATTGCAAGTCATTCCATGCCGTTAAGCAGAGGAGCCGCGTCATGATGGTCGCTATCATGACTCTCTCGGTGGTGTTTCAGTTTCTGGCGGCGTTCATGGCGTTCCGGCTGATACGGGTCAGCGGGGAAAAGGCCGCCTGGATGCTTGTCGCGAGCGGGCTGATCATCATGGGTGTTCGCCGTGCGGTCATGTTTGCCCATATCCTTGCCGGCTCTTCACGGTGGGACGTGACCGTGGAGATGCTGGGACTTGTCATCTCTATCCTGATGACCTGCGGGATCATCCTCATCAAGCCGCTGTTCCTGCGTTATAACCAGGCTCAGGAAGAATTGCGGCGGCAGCGGGCGGAGCTGGAACGTGTGAACAAAAATCAGGAGGAGCGGATTGCCGCTACGGTTGCCGAATTGCGCCGGAAGGACGAGGTGCTCATCCGGCAGAACCGCTTTGCCGCCATGGGAGAAATGATTACCAATATCGCCCATCAATGGCGCCAACCGCTCAACAATATCGGGCTCATTGTCCAGAACCTCAATCTTGGCTATCTGTCCGGTACATTGTCCCCGGAACAGTTTCGGGAAGATGTGGACAATGCGATGGCCACGATTGCAGGCATGTCGCAGAAGATAGACGACCTGCGCAATTTTTTCCTCAAGGATACGGTACCGCGGGGATTTCAGGTGGATACGGTGATCGCCCAGACCATAGGGCTTCTGGACGCCGCGCTCCGGCATGCCCGTATCCGTGTGGATGTGCGGGCTGAAACGGGGGTGACGCTTGTGGGCTACAAGAACGAATATGCCCGCGCCGTGCTGAATATCGTCAATAACGCCAGGGATGTCTTACTGGAGCGGGAGGTGGAGACGCCGCTCATCGCCATACGGATCTTCCGGGAAAGCGATCGGAGTGTGGTTACCGTGCGCGACAATGGGGGAGGTATCGACGAAGCGATCATCCCCAGGATATTCGACCCGTATTTCACCACCAAGGAGCCCAATAAAGGCACCGGCAT
This sequence is a window from Oryzomonas sagensis. Protein-coding genes within it:
- a CDS encoding DUF4403 family protein, with translation MISKKWIVSPVALLLLALSLSSCAGVKTLTAERPRDEAFRTVLRRDVSTLNVSVAATAEELARVLNQTVHKELYRGATGTGGLTADVRRNGPISVSAANNYLYVTLPIAMSLNYGMFGTPAIPLTLKFKATAGITPDWRLHAEIYYQGLSDLMAEEVGIGPLSLKPRSIVEGITQPMQRILSDLVNKKINELIPLKAQVAKVWNSARQPVLLDKSRSIWLKLTPREVVFCPLSTRNNTVRLSVGISTFAELVVGPEPATPPLSPLPSLKLVNTFDRTFRIALNADLFYKDLRAIATPLLRNKQFDSDGKSIVIKDFDLYGNGDKLVIKLETQGSLDGVFYLTAKPVYDPKTNVFSVEDVDFDMQTQSLLLQSADWFLHGTIRSVIQDKLNMNLNRQLEQLRQVAGKALARVPLVDHVFLTGDIKDLKFSDVIMQQDRISLQVYTEGESAILFQ
- a CDS encoding DUF4337 domain-containing protein; this encodes MTELHNMQQSLDAAETKNRLNTWVAVSVALVSVFMGITKVKDDNIVQAMLQAKSNAVDTWNEYQSKKIKHHVAELGLSQTIALQAMAAGKGNVVLVAQQKRYQESIARYQTEEDALMKKSKAFEKEYDDLNFKDDQFDLSDAALSISLAMLAITALTGKRKLLFLSLLFAGFGGVMGLAGLLGLHLHPDALTRLLS
- a CDS encoding sensor histidine kinase, coding for MMVAIMTLSVVFQFLAAFMAFRLIRVSGEKAAWMLVASGLIIMGVRRAVMFAHILAGSSRWDVTVEMLGLVISILMTCGIILIKPLFLRYNQAQEELRRQRAELERVNKNQEERIAATVAELRRKDEVLIRQNRFAAMGEMITNIAHQWRQPLNNIGLIVQNLNLGYLSGTLSPEQFREDVDNAMATIAGMSQKIDDLRNFFLKDTVPRGFQVDTVIAQTIGLLDAALRHARIRVDVRAETGVTLVGYKNEYARAVLNIVNNARDVLLEREVETPLIAIRIFRESDRSVVTVRDNGGGIDEAIIPRIFDPYFTTKEPNKGTGIGLYMSKVIIENSMGGSISARNIDGGAEFRIAV